A region of Veillonellaceae bacterium DNA encodes the following proteins:
- a CDS encoding (deoxy)nucleoside triphosphate pyrophosphohydrolase has translation MKTIRVVAAVITDDLDHPTKILATERGYGEFKGQWEFPGGKIEKGETPEEAIRREIQEELEVEIEVGPLLGTIEYDYPNFHLSMDTFLAKVREGTIVLKEAEAAKWLTKSSLDTVGWLPADQTIIKKIHEIME, from the coding sequence ATGAAAACGATCAGAGTCGTAGCGGCCGTCATTACTGATGACCTCGACCATCCTACTAAAATTCTCGCCACGGAAAGAGGATACGGAGAATTCAAAGGCCAGTGGGAATTCCCCGGAGGGAAAATAGAAAAAGGCGAAACACCTGAAGAAGCTATCCGTCGGGAAATCCAGGAAGAGCTCGAAGTAGAAATAGAAGTCGGTCCCCTCCTTGGCACCATCGAATATGACTATCCAAACTTCCACCTCAGCATGGACACCTTCCTTGCCAAAGTCAGGGAAGGGACCATTGTTCTCAAAGAAGCGGAAGCTGCAAAATGGCTGACTAAGAGCAGTCTGGATACCGTTGGTTGGCTTCCTGCTGACCAGACCATCATCAAAAAGATACACGAAATCATGGAATAG
- a CDS encoding GIY-YIG nuclease family protein: MAAHGKTIQLFLMDGEATGRIKCTLANWTGIAYKIPRIMLEQCKDRKDLKQSGVYFLFGDSEKEDKEKAVYVGQAIVRKNGEGLLNRLQEHRRNPDEDYWNEAVAITTSNNILGATEISYLEHRFCELATKAKRYEVINKDDPNIGNPTEEKESEMEEFIDYAKIVMGALGYKLFEPYDKQENEQEDPEPKPDEEPLLYLDRKITDVGEVHAVGRQTNEGFVVLQGSHISCVYDDTIPKSLKKIKDETVLDEGGNLKEDHLFSSPSYAAMFVIGKSADGLLSWKNEDKVTLKDLEEKASEETTE; the protein is encoded by the coding sequence ATGGCAGCTCATGGAAAAACAATACAATTATTTCTAATGGATGGCGAAGCGACGGGGCGGATTAAATGTACGCTGGCAAACTGGACGGGCATCGCCTACAAGATTCCAAGAATCATGCTTGAGCAGTGCAAAGACCGCAAGGATCTCAAGCAGAGCGGCGTCTATTTCTTGTTTGGAGACTCAGAGAAAGAAGATAAAGAAAAGGCGGTTTACGTTGGCCAGGCGATAGTACGAAAAAACGGGGAGGGACTTCTCAATCGCTTGCAGGAACATCGGCGTAATCCGGACGAAGATTACTGGAATGAAGCTGTCGCTATTACCACTTCAAACAATATACTGGGAGCAACAGAAATCAGCTATCTTGAGCATCGATTCTGTGAACTTGCCACCAAGGCAAAGCGGTATGAAGTGATCAATAAAGATGATCCCAATATCGGCAATCCTACCGAAGAAAAAGAAAGCGAAATGGAAGAATTTATCGATTACGCCAAAATCGTTATGGGTGCATTAGGGTATAAATTATTCGAACCTTACGATAAACAGGAAAATGAACAGGAAGATCCAGAACCAAAACCAGATGAAGAACCGTTGCTGTATTTGGACAGGAAGATTACGGATGTAGGGGAAGTACATGCGGTCGGCAGGCAGACGAATGAAGGCTTTGTCGTTTTACAGGGAAGTCATATTTCGTGTGTATATGATGATACAATCCCTAAATCACTTAAGAAAATCAAAGACGAAACGGTTCTTGATGAGGGAGGAAATTTGAAGGAGGACCATCTATTCAGCAGTCCTTCTTACGCCGCTATGTTCGTTATTGGTAAAAGTGCAGATGGACTGCTAAGTTGGAAGAACGAAGATAAAGTTACACTTAAGGATCTCGAGGAAAAAGCATCGGAAGAAACAACAGAGTAA
- a CDS encoding DUF3427 domain-containing protein has product MLKQGLYEQLINQKLKEEIRSAEAAERQRVETGAVDAAESARVLAEYVARLLEKRLTAVAEESGKDEAEEEQVRLINQMLSTLGSESGKDLLPLTQERRVDQLLSVVNTKNSAFAFQEHGSFSRPGTSLAQSSLFTGSDHEPPMFVELAKEIESADRIDLLVSFVKWSGIRLILEPLKKFTERGHLRIITTSYMGATDVKAIEELAKLSNTEIKVSYDTARTRLHAKSYMFYRESGFSTAYIGSSNLSRAAISSGLEWNVKITSQDQPSTMAKMEATFESYWNSSEFETYQEGDSKKLQEAIYRERYKDDPNFNNFGTNPYIMEIQPYPYQQAILDKLAAEREIHHRYKNLVVAATGTGKTVVAALDYRRFCQKFGHERKPRLLFVAHREELLQQSLATFRSVMRDPTFGSLLVGRENHPETIDQLFVSIQSFQSKDFTKHVPDKNYYDFIIIDEFHHAAAPSYQSLLSYYEPKILLGMTATPERMDGKSVLPYFDGRIAVEIRLPDAIDRKLLCPFQYFGVDDTTDLSQIRWTRGGYDASELSNVYSMEQYGARKRAEWVLEETDRYVTDWNDVTGLGFCVSKAHAKFMSDYFNDHDVPSMYLTSDTSYADRKSAEQKLVSGQVKFIFVVDLYNEGVDIKSVNTILFLRPTESLTIFLQQLGRGLRLSEGKECLTVLDFIGQANKKYDFESKFTALLNKTHGSLADEIKKGFVSVPRGCYIHLEKKAAKNILRNINASLGAQGRLIQRISTFEEDSGRPLTLDNFLSYYSMDIKDLYTDRETKGTNAAGFYRLCVKADKREDFEEPLEETITKAMGKICAIDSRRWIQTILSEFMPGTVSDATEEERRLMLEMFQYTVWPTNSTKDPHDYSDLEGDMASIRENPVMCQEICDILQYNLDHLDFVDENVDLGFTCPLDLHCHYTKDQILVALGHPERAKSMRQGVLYLKDRNLDFFINTLNKADKDYSPTTMYADYSINEHLFHWQSQSTTSEASNTGQRYIHHKEMGSQILLFVREYNKDQTGTAPFVYLGKAEYVSHQGSSPMNIIWHLERPIPAKFIRQTGKLLAQ; this is encoded by the coding sequence ATGTTGAAGCAGGGGTTGTATGAGCAGCTGATCAATCAGAAGCTCAAAGAGGAGATTCGCTCGGCGGAGGCGGCGGAGCGGCAGCGGGTGGAGACCGGGGCTGTGGATGCTGCTGAGTCGGCGCGGGTTCTGGCGGAGTATGTGGCAAGGCTTCTTGAGAAGCGGCTGACGGCTGTGGCAGAGGAGTCCGGGAAGGATGAGGCAGAAGAAGAGCAGGTCCGTCTGATCAATCAGATGCTCAGCACACTCGGCAGTGAAAGCGGGAAGGATCTACTTCCGCTCACGCAGGAGCGCAGGGTGGATCAGCTCTTGTCGGTCGTGAATACGAAGAATTCCGCGTTCGCGTTCCAGGAGCATGGGAGTTTCTCGCGTCCGGGCACGTCTTTGGCGCAGAGTTCGCTCTTTACGGGTTCGGATCATGAACCGCCGATGTTTGTGGAGCTCGCGAAGGAAATTGAGTCCGCTGACAGGATCGATCTTCTTGTTTCCTTTGTGAAATGGAGCGGGATTCGTCTTATTCTCGAACCTTTGAAGAAGTTCACTGAGCGGGGTCATCTTCGCATCATTACGACGTCCTACATGGGCGCGACAGATGTGAAGGCAATCGAGGAGCTCGCCAAGCTCAGCAATACGGAAATCAAAGTTTCCTATGATACAGCGAGGACACGTCTCCATGCGAAGTCCTACATGTTCTACCGCGAGAGCGGTTTCTCGACGGCGTATATCGGCTCGTCGAATCTTTCCCGTGCGGCCATTTCGAGCGGCCTGGAGTGGAATGTGAAGATTACTTCTCAGGACCAGCCGTCCACGATGGCGAAGATGGAAGCGACGTTTGAAAGCTACTGGAACTCCAGCGAGTTTGAAACGTACCAGGAAGGCGACAGCAAGAAACTGCAGGAGGCCATTTACAGGGAAAGATATAAGGATGATCCGAATTTCAATAACTTCGGCACGAATCCTTACATCATGGAAATCCAGCCGTACCCGTACCAGCAGGCGATCCTCGACAAACTCGCAGCGGAAAGGGAAATCCATCATCGCTATAAGAATCTCGTTGTCGCAGCAACAGGGACGGGAAAGACCGTCGTCGCTGCGCTCGACTATCGTCGTTTCTGCCAGAAGTTCGGCCATGAGAGAAAGCCCAGACTTCTTTTCGTTGCGCACAGGGAAGAGCTGCTGCAGCAGAGCCTTGCGACCTTCCGCAGCGTCATGAGAGATCCGACCTTCGGCAGCCTTCTCGTCGGACGTGAGAATCATCCGGAAACTATCGACCAGCTCTTCGTTTCCATCCAGAGTTTCCAGTCCAAAGATTTCACGAAACATGTCCCGGACAAGAATTACTATGATTTCATCATCATCGACGAATTCCACCATGCGGCTGCGCCTTCTTACCAGTCACTCCTCAGCTACTATGAGCCGAAGATTCTTCTAGGCATGACGGCAACTCCGGAACGAATGGATGGAAAGAGCGTCCTGCCGTACTTTGACGGACGCATTGCCGTAGAAATCCGCCTGCCCGATGCCATCGACAGGAAACTCCTCTGTCCCTTCCAGTATTTCGGCGTCGACGACACGACCGACCTCAGCCAGATTCGCTGGACGAGAGGCGGCTACGATGCCTCCGAGCTTTCCAACGTCTACTCCATGGAACAGTACGGCGCGAGGAAAAGAGCCGAATGGGTCCTCGAAGAAACGGATCGTTACGTGACCGACTGGAACGATGTCACCGGCCTTGGATTCTGCGTTTCCAAAGCCCATGCCAAGTTCATGTCCGACTATTTCAACGACCATGACGTGCCATCCATGTACTTGACGAGCGATACATCCTATGCAGACAGGAAATCTGCCGAGCAGAAACTCGTCTCCGGTCAGGTGAAATTCATCTTCGTCGTCGACCTTTACAACGAAGGCGTCGACATCAAATCCGTCAACACCATCCTTTTCCTGAGACCGACCGAATCCCTGACCATTTTCCTCCAGCAGCTCGGACGCGGACTGCGTCTCTCTGAAGGGAAAGAATGCCTCACCGTCCTTGACTTCATAGGACAGGCCAATAAGAAATACGACTTTGAATCAAAATTCACTGCCCTTCTGAATAAAACTCACGGAAGTCTGGCGGATGAAATCAAGAAAGGCTTCGTTTCTGTTCCACGCGGCTGCTATATTCATCTCGAGAAAAAGGCAGCCAAAAACATCCTAAGAAATATCAACGCATCTCTTGGTGCACAGGGCAGACTCATCCAGAGAATCAGCACCTTTGAAGAAGATAGCGGAAGACCGCTCACCCTGGACAATTTCCTTTCCTACTACAGCATGGATATCAAGGACCTCTACACCGATAGAGAAACGAAAGGGACCAATGCTGCCGGCTTCTACCGCCTTTGCGTGAAGGCGGACAAGCGGGAGGACTTTGAAGAACCGCTCGAGGAAACCATTACCAAAGCGATGGGCAAAATCTGTGCCATCGACTCCCGGAGATGGATCCAGACCATCCTTTCAGAATTCATGCCGGGCACCGTCAGTGATGCAACGGAAGAAGAAAGACGCCTCATGCTCGAAATGTTCCAGTACACCGTATGGCCGACAAACAGCACGAAAGATCCTCACGATTACAGCGACCTGGAAGGTGACATGGCCTCTATCCGGGAAAATCCCGTCATGTGCCAGGAAATTTGCGATATTCTGCAATACAACCTCGATCACCTTGACTTCGTCGATGAAAACGTCGATCTTGGCTTCACCTGTCCGCTCGATCTCCATTGTCACTACACCAAGGACCAGATTCTCGTCGCACTCGGCCATCCAGAAAGAGCGAAATCCATGCGTCAGGGCGTTCTCTACTTGAAAGACAGAAACCTCGACTTTTTCATCAATACACTGAACAAAGCGGATAAAGACTATTCCCCGACGACCATGTACGCCGACTACTCCATCAATGAGCACCTCTTCCACTGGCAGAGCCAGAGTACCACATCCGAAGCATCCAATACGGGACAGCGCTATATCCACCATAAGGAAATGGGATCCCAAATTCTCCTCTTTGTCAGAGAATACAATAAAGACCAGACCGGTACTGCGCCTTTCGTCTACCTCGGCAAGGCCGAATACGTGAGCCACCAAGGCAGCAGTCCTATGAATATCATCTGGCACCTCGAACGTCCCATCCCGGCCAAATTCATTCGCCAGACAGGAAAGCTTCTGGCACAGTAA